CAGCGGTCACGGCCCGCCCGCATCGTTGCTCGATCAGACCGTGTTGACCGTTTCCGGCGGGGGCACCCAGGTGCAGGTGCCCATGCGGGTCGTCTTCGCGCTCACCGCCATGGATTTCATCCCGCATTCGGGGGAGAAGGCCGACCCGCGCCGTATTCCACCCGCCGAGATCGTTCGCGTTCGCGCCAGCCGGACCTGGCTGCGGCTGGATGCCCGCTACGGCTCGGTCGCCCGCCGCCTCGGCGGCGGTATCCCGCTGCTGCCGCACTAGCTGCTGCTGCGCTGCCTGAAACTGCTGTCGCTATCACCGCCGCACCGCACCATCACGGCTGAGCCGCACCGGCATTGCCGCGCCGCGCTGCCGGCTGCTGCGCTCCGGTGCACTGGCCCGCCAGCTGCGCTGACGGTCACACTGCGCTGCTGATCGTCGTGCTGCGCTGTGCTGCCTGCTGCCGCCGCGCTATCGCGGCTGTTGCTCAGAGACCGCTGCACCGTTTGGCTCTGCTGCATCGGATTGGCACTGCTGTGTCGAAATAGCGCTGCTACTGGCAGTGCTGCACCGGGCGAAACGCACTAGCAGGCAGCGGACTGCAGGCCGGAGGTGGCTATGGCGAACTCTCCGGTAGCACTTGGCGTCCCGCGAGCGATGAAATGGTTGGCGGCGCCGTCGACAGGAGGGGACGGCGCCGCCCGCAGGCGCGGCTCGTGAAGAAACTTGGCCGAAAACGAGTTTCGAGGCCGGTCAGGAGACGCCTGCGAGGCGCAACGCCGCCGTCGTCACAGCGGCCGCGAGGATCACCACCAGGATGGGCTGCTGTTTCCAGGCGAGCATGCCGCCGACGAGAACGCCTGCGGGCACCGCGAATCCGAGACTGCCCGTGCCGAGCGGCAAGGTGGTCACGGCCACCAGCGCGGCAAGCAGGACGACTGCGCCGATTTCCAGCAGACGCACCGCGCGGGTCGGTAAGCGCACTCGGTCGCGCAGTGCGGGACCAGGCCAGCGGAAGGCGTAGGTGCCTGCGGCGAGGGCGAACACCCCGGCGGCCAACATCATTGCGCTCCCTTACGTCGAGGACTGGCTCGGCCGTTCGCGTGCCGCGACGAGCACGCCCGAAAGAGCAAGCAGTACCGGCATTCCGGTAAGAAGGAACGGTGCGCTAGTCAGTGCGACGGCGGTGCCGACGCACACCGCCCCCAGGGTGGTCCGATCACGGAGGGAGGGCAGCACGAGCGCGAGCAGCACCGCGGGAAATACCGCGTCCAGCCCGAGCGCCGAGATGTCCGAGACGACGGAACCGATCAACGCTCCGATCGCCGCACCGCCGGGCCAGGCAAGAAGAACGCCCGCACCGGTGACCCAATAGGCCGCATGCTTGCGCGCCCGGTCGGGCTGCGCGAGCGCCAGCGCCACGGACTCGTCGTTTATCAGATGCACACCCAGCGGCCGCCGCCAACCGGTACCGACCACCTCGGGAACCGACAGCCCGTACGGCAGATGCCTGGCGTTCACCACAAGCCCGGCGAGCACCGCCGCGATCGGGCTGCCACCCGCGGCGACGATGCCGAGGAAAAGAAACTCTGAGCCTCCAGCGAGTACCGCACAGCCGAGAACGACGGGCAGCCAGATCGGAAAGCCTGCGCCGACCGCGGTCGCCCCGGGCGGGCGCTGGTCGGCCCGGTCGACGCGCCCGTCGAACTACACCCCGGCGACTACATCTCCTACTCCGGGGATCGGCCGCACGTGTTCGAGGCGCTGGCGTCGCCGACTTGGGCGACGTTGGTGGTCGAATACACCTGAACCTGAGGGGTCAGGCCGCGCCTTCGCCGAGGTACTGCAACCACAGCGGGTCGAGCTCGGCGGTGGTGGACAGCAGGCGCCAGTGCGGGCCCTTCGGCGAAACCAGCGGGGAGCGCAACGCCCAGCCCAGCTCGCTCAGCAGTTTGTCGGCCTTGCGATGGTTGCATGGCGCGCAGCTGGCGACGCAGTTCTCCCAAGAGTGTTCCCCGCCGCGGCTGCGCGGGATGACATGGTCGATGGTCTCGGCCTTGCCGCCGCAGTAGCCGCACCGATAGCGGTCCCGGTGCATGAGGGCGGCGCGGGTCATCGGCACCCTGGCCCGGTACGGCACGTGCACATAGTTGCGCAGGCGGATCACCGAGGGAATGGCCACGGATGCTTCGGCGGAATGGACCACCGGTCCTTCGTCATTCTGATGGACGGTGTGGGCCTTGTCGCAGATGAGCAGGACGACCGCGCGACGCGCGGACAAGGCGGTAAGCGGTTCGTAGGTGGCGTTCAACAGCAGCACCCTG
The DNA window shown above is from Nocardia sp. NBC_01730 and carries:
- a CDS encoding AzlD domain-containing protein — translated: MMLAAGVFALAAGTYAFRWPGPALRDRVRLPTRAVRLLEIGAVVLLAALVAVTTLPLGTGSLGFAVPAGVLVGGMLAWKQQPILVVILAAAVTTAALRLAGVS
- a CDS encoding HNH endonuclease; translated protein: MKQRHGARSEARAHRQLQPADVHNRGSGATPLHILSEHCPVGHHGHHDHASHPAAPPTEGTNWLKTRVLLLNATYEPLTALSARRAVVLLICDKAHTVHQNDEGPVVHSAEASVAIPSVIRLRNYVHVPYRARVPMTRAALMHRDRYRCGYCGGKAETIDHVIPRSRGGEHSWENCVASCAPCNHRKADKLLSELGWALRSPLVSPKGPHWRLLSTTAELDPLWLQYLGEGAA